Proteins from one Erinaceus europaeus unplaced genomic scaffold, mEriEur2.1 scaffold_518, whole genome shotgun sequence genomic window:
- the LOC132536483 gene encoding glycogen [starch] synthase, muscle-like: SLWNLRDSRVSWGTDPFLLCQVIFHPEFLSSTSPLLPVDYEEFVRGCHLGVFPSYYEPWGYTPAECTVMGIPSISTNLSGFGCFMEEHIADPSAYGIYILDRRFRSLDDSCSQLTSFLYSFCQQSRRQRIIQRNRTERLSDLLDWKYLGRYYMSARHMALAKAFPEHFTYEPHEADAAQGYRYPRPASVPPSPSLSRHSSPHQSEDEEEPRDVPDADGERYDEEAEAAKDRRNIRAPEWPRRASCASSTGGSKRGSVDTAPSSTLSTPSEPLSPASSLGDERN, from the exons GTCACTCTGGAACCTCAGGGACAGCCGCGTCAGCTGGGGGACCGACCCCTTCCTTCTCTGCCAGGTCATTTTCCACCCCGAGTTCCTGTCCTCCACCAGCCCCCTGCTGCCCGTGGACTATGAGGAGTTCGTGCGCGGCTGCCACCTGGGGGTCTTCCCCTCCTACTATGAGCCTTGGGGCTACACGCCAG CTGAGTGCACTGTGATGGGCATCCCCAGCATCTCCACCAACCTCTCCGGCTTCGGCTGCTtcatggaggagcacattgcagACCCCTCAGCTTATG GCATCTACATTCTGGACCGGAGGTTCCGCAGCCTGGATGACTCCTGCTCGCAGCTCACCTCCTTCCTCTACAGTTTCTGCCAGCAGAGCCGACGGCAGCGCATCATCCAGCGGAACCGGACCGAGCGCCTCTCAGACCTTCTAGACTGGAAATACCTGGGCCGG TATTACATGTCCGCACGGCACATGGCGCTGGCCAAGGCCTTTCCAGAGCACTTCACCTACGAGCCTCATGAGGCTGATGCG GCCCAGGGCTACCGCTACCCGCGGCCCGCATCGGTGCCGCCGTCGCCCTCGCTGTCCCGGCACTCGAGCCCGCACCAGAGCGAGGACGAGGAGGAGCCCCGCGACGTGCCCGACGCGGATGGCGAGCGCTACGACGAGGAGGCCGAGGCCGCCAAGGACCGGCGCAACATCCGCGCCCCCGAGTGGCCGCGCCGCGCCTCCTGCGCCTCCTCCACCGGCGGGAGCAAGCGCGGCTCGGTGGACACGGCGCCCTCCAGCACCCTCAGCACCCCCAGCGAGCCACTCAGCCCCGCCAGCTCCCTGGGTGACGAGCGCAACTAA
- the FTL gene encoding ferritin light chain, which yields MSSQIRQNYSSEVEAAVNRLVNLHMRASYTYLSLGFYFDRDDVALEGVSHFFRELAHEKRERAERLLKMQNQRGGRALFQDIQKPSQDEWGKTQDAMEAALVLEKNLNQALLDLHALGSARTDPHICDFLENHFLEEEVKIIKKMGDHLTNLRRLEGPQGGVGEYLFERLTLKHD from the exons ATGAGCTCCCAGATCCGTCAGAACTACTCCTCGGAGGTGGAGGCCGCCGTCAACCGCCTGGTCAACTTGCACATGCGGGCCTCCTACACCTACCTCTCTCTG GGCTTCTATTTCGACCGTGACGATGTGGCTCTGGAGGGCGTGAGCCACTTCTTCCGCGAATTGGCCCACGAGAAACGTGAGAGGGCGGAACGTCTCTTGAAGATGCAAAACCAGCGCGGCGGGCGCGCCCTCTTCCAGGATATTCAG AAGCCGTCGCAAGATGAGTGGGGTAAAACGCAGGACGCCATGGAAGCCGCCTTAGTCTTGGAGAAAAACCTGAACCAGGCCCTTCTGGATCTGCATGCCCTGGGTTCTGCCCGCACAGATCCGCAT ATCTGTGATTTCCTGGAGAACCATTTCTTAGAAGAAGAGGTGAAAATCATCAAGAAAATGGGCGACCACCTCACGAACCTCCGCAGACTGGAGGGCCCCCAGGGCGGGGTGGGCGAGTATCTGTTTGAGAGACTTACCCTCAAGCATGACTAG
- the LOC103125199 gene encoding apoptosis regulator BAX isoform X2 — protein sequence MDGSGEQPRGGGPTSSEQIMRTGSLLLQGFIQDRAGRLSGDTPLLGLEQAPQDASTKKLSECLKRIGDELDSNVELQRMIAAVDTDSPREVFFRVAAEMFADGNFSWGRVVALFYFASKLVLKDGLLSYFGTPTWQTVTIFVAGVLTASLTIWKKMG from the exons ATGGACGGGTCCGGGGAGCAGCCCCGAGGCGGGG GGCCCACCAGCTCGGAGCAGATCATGAGGACGGGGTCTCTGTTGCTTCAGGG tttcatcCAGGACCGAGCGGGGCGCCTCAGCGGGGACACGCCATTGCTGGGTCTGGAGCAGGCGCCCCAGGACGCTTCCACCAAGAAGCTGAGCGAGTGTCTCAAACGCATCGGGGACGAGCTGGACAGCAACGTGGAGCTGCAGAG GATGATCGCGGCCGTGGACACAGACTCCCCCCGTGAAGTCTTTTTCCGAGTCGCAGCGGAGATGTTCGCGGATGGCAACTtcagctggggccgggtggtcgCCCTTTTCTACTTTGCCAGCAAACTGGTGCTAAAG gaTGGCCTCCTCTCTTACTTCGGGACCCCCACGTGGCAGACGGTGACCATCTTCGTGGCCGGTGTGCTCACTGCCTCACTCACCATCTGGAAGAAGATGGGCTGA
- the LOC103125199 gene encoding apoptosis regulator BAX isoform X1, protein MDGSGEQPRGGGPTSSEQIMRTGSLLLQGFIQDRAGRLSGDTPLLGLEQAPQDASTKKLSECLKRIGDELDSNVELQRMIAAVDTDSPREVFFRVAAEMFADGNFSWGRVVALFYFASKLVLKALCTKVPELIRTIMGWTLDFLRERLLGWIQEQGGWDGLLSYFGTPTWQTVTIFVAGVLTASLTIWKKMG, encoded by the exons ATGGACGGGTCCGGGGAGCAGCCCCGAGGCGGGG GGCCCACCAGCTCGGAGCAGATCATGAGGACGGGGTCTCTGTTGCTTCAGGG tttcatcCAGGACCGAGCGGGGCGCCTCAGCGGGGACACGCCATTGCTGGGTCTGGAGCAGGCGCCCCAGGACGCTTCCACCAAGAAGCTGAGCGAGTGTCTCAAACGCATCGGGGACGAGCTGGACAGCAACGTGGAGCTGCAGAG GATGATCGCGGCCGTGGACACAGACTCCCCCCGTGAAGTCTTTTTCCGAGTCGCAGCGGAGATGTTCGCGGATGGCAACTtcagctggggccgggtggtcgCCCTTTTCTACTTTGCCAGCAAACTGGTGCTAAAG GCCCTGTGCACCAAGGTGCCCGAGCTCATCAGGACCATCATGGGCTGGACCCTGGACTTCCTTCGAGAGCGTCTGCTGGGCTGGATCCAGGAGCAGGGTGGCTGG gaTGGCCTCCTCTCTTACTTCGGGACCCCCACGTGGCAGACGGTGACCATCTTCGTGGCCGGTGTGCTCACTGCCTCACTCACCATCTGGAAGAAGATGGGCTGA